The genomic interval GATTCCCGGATCGCTCGATTGAGCCAAGCGTTGAAACTCACTCTCGCTTGTTTCTTCGGCGGAGCGATCGTTATCGTCGGTGGGGGGCGGTGATGAGGTCATGTGTGAATGATCGCGGCAAGATTGATCCGAGGATGTTAGGAACTAGTACGTCTTGAAGTATCCCGAGGGTTCATCTTCTTTCGTGCGGGGCTGCCAAAGAGACGAATCCGGATATTTTTGCCGAAGACTTTTCCCGGCGAGACGTAACACCAGTCCGATCGGTGTCAGAACCAGGAAATAGACCAGCCCAAGGACGATCCAAGTCATCATCCATTGGATCGGGAACGTGATGATCCGAAAGCCACGATAGATGGGTCGTCGCGCAGACGCAGTCGCGTAGTAGATCGCCAACAGGACCACCGCTCCAATCACCAACCCAGCGGCAACAATCCCTGCGTGCCATGTCCAGTACGTCACTGCCGCCAACGCCAGCAGCAACCCGCTCAGGGACAACCCAAAGTACTTCAGTTGCTGATCGGTCAATTCTTGTTGGGCAAACATAGCTGTCTGAGTTGGACGACCGAAGGCAATCGCCTGTCATGATAACATCCCAACAACCACGTAGGCGAGTCTCTCCGAGACTCGCAAATTCCAGCGTCTCGGAGAGACGCTGCTACGTGACGCTTCGCTTTCGAACCGGCGTCGCAAATTTCACTAGAAATCCTGCAAACATTTTGGTTTTCCGTGCAAGGTTTGGTCTTCGGGTAAGATGAATATCCCAGGAGACCTTATCAACGTGATCAATCCAGAAACACGAGCGAGTCTGATCTTACGACTGGGAGACCCGGCCGATGACTTGGCCTGGGCCGAGTTTCTGCAAGTCTACGAGCCCATGCTGTTCAGACTTTCCTCACGGTGGGGGCTACAAGAAGCCGACGCGAGAGAAGTCGTGCAGGAGACGTTGTTGGCGGTCGCTAAATCGATCGGAAAGTTTGCCGACGACAGACAAGCGGGCAGTTTTCGACGCTGGCTGGCCACGATCACTCGCAACAAGCTGGCCGATCATTTGACCAAGAGGTCGCGTCAGGAAAGTGGTAGCGGCGACACGGATGTGCACCGCTGGTTGGAACAGCAAGCGAGTGAGACATCGTCCGCCAGTCTTTGGGATTGGAACGAAAAGCGACAGGTTTTTGCTTGGGCGGCCGAGTCTGTGCGGTCTCAAGTCAGCGACCAAACTTGGCAAGCGTTCTATCGCACCAACGTTCAGGGTCAAAGCGTCCAGCAGGTGGCAGCGGAATTGGGAATGCGTGAAGGCATGATCTACGTCGCTCGCAGCCGAGTCATGTCAAGGCTTCGCAAAGCCGTTCAGCTTTGGACCGATTCGCCAGACGAGGTCTCGTTATGAAATGCAATGCTTCGTTGCTGCAAGCACTCGTCCAACAGAGCATCGATCCAGGGGACGATGCCGAAGCGATCGCCGGTCATCTGGAAACGTGCGTTCGATGTCAGCAGACTTTGACCGAACTGGGTGGCGACAAACAATGGTGGAACGATGCCAGAGATTGGCTGTCCATTGCGCCGGATGACGTTATGCCATCCGCACAATGTTGCCCCCTGCCGCCGATCGACTTGAGCTTTCTGGAGACGCCGACGCATCCCGAGATGCTCGGTCGTATCGGACGTTATGAAGTCGAATCGGTGCTCGGCCGGGGCGGCATGGGAGTCGTACTGCGTGCCTACGATAGTGATTTGCATCGCAGTGTGGCCATCAAAGTGTTGGCACCTGAGTGGGCGGCATCCATCCCGGCGCGTCAACGCTTCGCCCGCGAAGCCCAAGCGGCCGCCAGTGTTGCCCACGAGAACGTGATCCCGATCTACAACGTGGCCGCGGACGCGACCTTGCCCTACTTGGTGATGCGTTATGTGCCAGGAATGACGTTGCAGCGCTGGGTGACGACTCATGGACCGCCGGATGTAGCGTCCATTTTGCGGATCGCGGGTCAACTGGCAGAAGGCTTGGCGGCAGCCCATCGGCGCGGATTGGTTCATCGTGACATCAAACCAGGCAACGTCATGGTGGGCGAGAACATCGACCGCATTTGGTTGACCGACTTCGGTTTGGCACGCGCGGCCGATTCCGTCACGCTGACCCAAACCGGCATCATCGCCGGCACCCCCAACTACATGAGTCCCGAGCAAGCGCGTGGGGAAAACGTTGATCACCAGAGTGACCTTTTCAGTCTGGGTTGCCTGCTCTATTTCCTGGCCACCGGACGACCTCCGTTCGAATCGGAAAACACGCTCGCTGTGCTGCACCGCATCGTCACCGATGATGCCCAGCCGTTGGCAATGCACCGACAAGATTTGCCGCCGGCATTCACTCGACTGGTGCATCGTTTGCTCCATCGTCAACGATCCAAACGGCCAGCCGATTGTGAGGCCGTGATCTCCGAACTGGGCGTTGCTCAAATGCAACTGGACGCCGGCCGGACTGCTCGAGTGCCATTCACAAAACGAACACGCCGGCTTCTTTGGGCCGGCGGTTTGGTCGCCTGTATCGGACTGATCGTCGCGATGTCGCCGTTGCAAACGTTGGATCCGAATCGTGATTCCAATGGCGACGATGGAAGACGCATTTCAGCGGGCAACCGAGACGGGAATCGCCAAACACGCCCACAGGCGATCCAAGTCAGTCCCTACATCAATCAAGCGGCCAGCCAAATCGAGAACGCCGCTTGGCTTGATTCACGGCAGTTACAAATTCGTATCGAAAAAGTGGACGCGCTCGTGAATCGGATGAAACAAGCCGAACCGACCGATGCCGTTCCTGGCATGCAGCTTAGCAACCAGCAATGGCGAAACGAAATCAATCGTTTGGAGCACCTGATCCGCCTGTCGCAGCAACGCTGATCCGCCCCCCGTCCGTAATGGGATTCGCCAGAATTCCCTGAGCCTCGAAACAAGAAATTTTGGCGAATCCCATTACCTCAGAAAACACGTTCCCCCACCCATCTTTCAGCTTTGGAGTCACCCATGAAATACTTGCTCACTGTTTGTCTCTGTCTCGTCGCGGCCACCGCGCGATCTCAAGACGCACCCGCCAAGCCAGCCGAAACGATCGCCAATCCATTTGATCAACCGATCGAGGATACGGGCGGATACGAAATGATGGACGGGTACGGAAGCGGAATGATGGAGATGGGAATGGGAATGGAGGCCGCTCCGTCGCCGGATGACATGTTTCGCGCCAACCTGCCGCGAGCGATCGAGCAGCTCAAGCGATCCAAGACCCCCGAAGAACGTGCGGCGCTGCAAAACTACATTCGTGAGGCCTTTGAAAATCGATACGATCGAATGATGAACGATCGCAAGAAAGACATTGAACGGTTGCGGGCAAGTCTGGCCGAGTTGGAAAGCGACTTGCGAAGGCGAACCGCAGCAAAAGACCGTGTGGTTCAGCTTCAATTGCAAAGTGTCCAACTGGCCGCAGAAGGCTTACTGGAGCTGAATGATCTGCAAGGCGTCGGAGGCCAAAACGTCGGCGGACCAGGGATGGGGTCAGGGTCATACGAAGGCTCAATGGGAATGGGAAATTGAGCATGCCGTTGCCTGTTGATCTAGAATGATACACAGGCACCCTCTTCGCAAGGTTTCATGATGATCTCCAAAACGCTTCCCCGCATCGCGCTGTTGCTTGCCGTGTTCTCGCTTTGCGGGTTAACAGTGAACTCAGCAGACGCAGCCAACCGGACGTCAGCATGGGGTTGGAAAAAGCCGCTCAATGAGAAACCCGGCAGCATGCTGTACACCAGCAACCGCGCCTTGAGGCGAACATCCAGCGTCCGCACGTACCCAGTCCAGACGTACCCAGTGCAAATCGATTCGGTCCGAACGTACCCTGTTCAGACTTATCCCGTTCAGACATCGCCGGTCCAAACCTACTCCGCGCGACCCTATTCGGTGCGTCCTGGTTATGGAACTTCCAATCGTCAAACCATGCCACGCATGTATCGAGTTCAACGCCGATAGTCGCTCGACGTTCCGCGTCGAGCACCATCTCGTTTAACGCCAAGCCGCAGGCGACATCGAGTCCGCGTACCACCACCAACCGCCCACGACACATCAGCATCACCACGACCCGCTACTCCAAGCAAGCCACGACGCATCAGCCCTAGCGAGCACGAAAACCAATAGCGCCAGCCACGTGCTGTTTCAAATTTGGATTGGTGTTTGTGCATTGGTTTGCGAAAGTTTGGTACCGCAACAAGCTCTCTCGCTTCCGCCGGGCTTGCCTCGGTCAGAGCGCCAACTGGCAGCTATGTAGCGACGTCATCCGCGTTTTCCCTTCCTTGCATTCGTCTGAACGGCTAAACGCGACTTCCACCAAGGAACCTGGGGGAGGTACAGAACAAATTTGTGTGTGGGATGAGGTATACTGGTCGCAAACAACTCCAGAGACAGGAATGGCAATGATGCACGATTCAAAATCACGTTCGCGACGACACTTTCTTGCCGCGACGACGGCTGGGTTGGGGATTGCTGGGATCACTCGTCACGGCAAAGCCGCTGAGGGGGCTTCGACACAAGCTGGGGTGCCCGATCCAGACATCGCCCGCGGTGAAGTGCGAAGCACGAACGGGGAGCTATCCAGCGATGGACAACGATTCGTGGAAGCAACACGGGAGATCCCGATTGCGGCGCATTGCGATGTGCTGGTTTGTGGTGGCGGTCCAGCCGGGATTGCCGCCGCGCTCGCTGCGGCCAGAGCGGGAGCAACGGTTCGACTGATCGAACTTGCGGGATGCCTCGGTGGTGTTTGGACCGCCGGGCTGTTGACCAAGATCTTGGATTCGAACAACAAAACTGGCATCATGGCGGAACTGCTGAAGCTATTTCGCGAACGCGGTAGCTCAGTGGCCGAGCAAACCGGCGGTACCGTTTACGATCCCGAGATCGCAAAGCTGGTGCTGGAGGAACTGCTCGTTGATGCCGGTGTAAAGATCATGCTGCACACCCGTGTTGCCGGGGCGGTGGTCAATTCGCAAAATCGGTTGTCCGTCGTGGTGACGGAATCGAAGTCCGGACGGCAAGCTTGGACGGCGGAGCGCTTCATCGATTGCACCGGCGACGGTGACTTGGCTGCTCAAGCGGGATGCCAGTTTGATCTCGGGATTGGACAGGATTGTCAGTGCCAGCCGATGTCCATGTTGGCCCTGTTGACGGGAGTCGATCCTGAAAGCATCGGCGAGTTCATTCGCGAGAGTGGATCGGGTGCGAAACGAAACTTGCTGGAACTGATGGAGCAATCGGGAATCCATCCCTCGTATCGTGCACCGACGCTGCGGCATTTGCACAGTGGTATCTACTCCATCATGACGAACCACGAGT from Stieleria varia carries:
- a CDS encoding SxtJ family membrane protein; this encodes MFAQQELTDQQLKYFGLSLSGLLLALAAVTYWTWHAGIVAAGLVIGAVVLLAIYYATASARRPIYRGFRIITFPIQWMMTWIVLGLVYFLVLTPIGLVLRLAGKSLRQKYPDSSLWQPRTKEDEPSGYFKTY
- a CDS encoding sigma-70 family RNA polymerase sigma factor, with amino-acid sequence MINPETRASLILRLGDPADDLAWAEFLQVYEPMLFRLSSRWGLQEADAREVVQETLLAVAKSIGKFADDRQAGSFRRWLATITRNKLADHLTKRSRQESGSGDTDVHRWLEQQASETSSASLWDWNEKRQVFAWAAESVRSQVSDQTWQAFYRTNVQGQSVQQVAAELGMREGMIYVARSRVMSRLRKAVQLWTDSPDEVSL
- a CDS encoding serine/threonine-protein kinase — translated: MKCNASLLQALVQQSIDPGDDAEAIAGHLETCVRCQQTLTELGGDKQWWNDARDWLSIAPDDVMPSAQCCPLPPIDLSFLETPTHPEMLGRIGRYEVESVLGRGGMGVVLRAYDSDLHRSVAIKVLAPEWAASIPARQRFAREAQAAASVAHENVIPIYNVAADATLPYLVMRYVPGMTLQRWVTTHGPPDVASILRIAGQLAEGLAAAHRRGLVHRDIKPGNVMVGENIDRIWLTDFGLARAADSVTLTQTGIIAGTPNYMSPEQARGENVDHQSDLFSLGCLLYFLATGRPPFESENTLAVLHRIVTDDAQPLAMHRQDLPPAFTRLVHRLLHRQRSKRPADCEAVISELGVAQMQLDAGRTARVPFTKRTRRLLWAGGLVACIGLIVAMSPLQTLDPNRDSNGDDGRRISAGNRDGNRQTRPQAIQVSPYINQAASQIENAAWLDSRQLQIRIEKVDALVNRMKQAEPTDAVPGMQLSNQQWRNEINRLEHLIRLSQQR
- a CDS encoding FAD-dependent oxidoreductase — its product is MMHDSKSRSRRHFLAATTAGLGIAGITRHGKAAEGASTQAGVPDPDIARGEVRSTNGELSSDGQRFVEATREIPIAAHCDVLVCGGGPAGIAAALAAARAGATVRLIELAGCLGGVWTAGLLTKILDSNNKTGIMAELLKLFRERGSSVAEQTGGTVYDPEIAKLVLEELLVDAGVKIMLHTRVAGAVVNSQNRLSVVVTESKSGRQAWTAERFIDCTGDGDLAAQAGCQFDLGIGQDCQCQPMSMLALLTGVDPESIGEFIRESGSGAKRNLLELMEQSGIHPSYRAPTLRHLHSGIYSIMTNHEYGVSAFDNEAISNATIASRREIHQIVSGLRKIGGPWKNIAVVATAEQIGVREGRRIRGRYQISSADLASGLRHEQAVCRATFPIDVHALSMAGDKEIDQSFKKDGLKPYDIPYPSLVAADVDGLLLAGRCISGDFIAHSSYRVTGNAVATGEAAGVAAARSIAMGVLPHELQWNELSRRDG